From a single Apium graveolens cultivar Ventura chromosome 2, ASM990537v1, whole genome shotgun sequence genomic region:
- the LOC141708040 gene encoding uncharacterized protein LOC141708040, which translates to MTGDTETPPAMTGAAKIQYRTAKTSVWWDIENCQVPKGFNVYGIAQNISSALAKMSYCGPISISAYGDILRIPSPVQEALNSTGISLNHVPAGVKDASDKKILADMLLWAVDNPAPANLLLISGDRDFSNALHQLRMRRYNILLAQPLLASAALVAAAESVWHWVTLLRGGFPFATGGLSSLGNDSNVSQPATSQGLVRDTSLLNKTACLHPKNVPTSNLRFTGPAVAGDATEGGNSFLETKTNQPLITKALNAVIRERNKAIHTPQPENTPARQFNRAPHEFFEINKPVMPSSISQSTQPLSVDKLGISSFCTSEVPPVISSSSTTKLDDSIGGAQHPSDYIGGLIGVVLLALHHLKLEKLIPSEANIKDCIRYGDPKFRNADVKKALDFALERQMIIKQNLGTELIYVGRIGKLWKCVDNVGGQLDQYPKATWDGIQNFLSSSAGHSSMMASQCRYEAGLILKNACLQEFSLGEVLQLLNMIITLKRWITCTEPGWQPINIAVTEIKSHSSSNTNA; encoded by the exons ATGACCGGTGACACCGAAACACCGCCGGCGATGACCGGAGCGGCGAAAATACAGTACAGAACGGCGAAAACATCGGTGTGGTGGGACATAGAGAACTGTCAGGTACCAAAGGGGTTCAATGTGTACGGAATAGCACAGAATATAAGCTCAGCACTTGCCAAAATGAGCTATTGTGGCCCCATTTCTATATCTGCTTACGGTGATATTCTTCGTATTCCTTCACCTGTTCAAGAGGCTCTCAATAGTACCGGCATTTCACTTAATCACGTTCCTGCTG GAGTTAAGGATGCCAGTGACAAGAAAATCTTAGCTGATATGTTGTTATGGGCAGTCGATAATCCTGCTCCTGCAAATCTTTTACTTATATCTGGGGATAGGGATTTTTCTAATGCACTTCATCAGTTACGAATGCGGAGATATAATATCCTGTTAGCCCAGCCCCTGCTAGCATCTGCTGCACTCGTTGCAGCTGCAGAGAGTGTGTGGCACTGGgtaactcttcttagggggggaTTTCCATTTGCCACTGGTGGATTATCGTCGCTTGGTAATGATAGCAATGTTTCACAACCTGCAACATCTCAGGGTCTAGTCCGGGACACATCTCTATTGAACAAAACTGCATGTTTGCATCCCAAAAATGTACCCACAAGTAATCTTAGATTCACTGGTCCTGCAGTTGCTGGTGATGCTACAGAGGGAGGAAACAGTTTTCTAGAAACAAAGACAAATCAGCCTCTTATAACAAAAGCCTTAAATGCTGTTATTAGAGAAAGGAATAAAGCCATTCACACTCCCCAGCCTGAAAATACACCAGCAAGACAGTTTAATAGAGCACCTCATGAATTTTTCGAGATTAATAAGCCTGTAATGCCTTCAAGTATTTCACAATCAACACAGCCGTTATCCGTGGACAAGCTGGGTATTAGCAGTTTCTGCACTTCTGAGGTTCCACCTGTGATATCATCCTCTTCTACAACTAAATTGGATGATAGCATTGGCGGAGCTCAACATCCTTCTGACTACATTGGAGGCCTAATAGGTGTAGTGTTACTTGCTTTGCACCATCTGAAGCTGGAAAAGCTAATACCATCAGAAGCAAACATAAAGGACTGCATTCGTTATGGTGATCCAAAGTTCCGTAACGCTGATGTGAAGAAGGCTTTGGATTTTGCACTTGAGCGTCAGATGATAATTAAACAAAATCTCGGGACAGAATTGATATATGTAGGCAGAATTGGGAAATTGTGGAAATGCGTAGACAATGTCGGAGGCCAACTGGATCAGTACCCAAAAGCTACTTGGGATGGAATTCAGAACTTTTTAAGTTCCTCGGCTGGCCATTCATCAATGATGGCTTCTCAGTGCAG GTATGAAGCAGGTTTGATCCTGAAAAATGCTTGTTTACAAGAATTTTCATTGGGTGAGGTATTACAGCTACTGAATATGATAATAACTTTGAAGAGATGGATTACGTGTACGGAGCCTGGATGGCAGCCCATTAATATCGCAGTGACAGAGATTAAAAGCCATTCAAGTTCTAATACTAATGCTTGA